A single region of the Arthrobacter sp. zg-Y820 genome encodes:
- a CDS encoding ABC transporter ATP-binding protein, translating into MSTNTMSANPARDGQPKPLLELRDLAITFKTNNGDVPAVRNAHLTIMPGETVAIVGESGSGKSTTALAAIGLLPANGSVSGGSIIFDGEDITHASEKRIIELRGSSIGMVPQDPMSNLNPVWKIGFQVKETLRANGLPHDAKDVAQVLTEAGLPDAAARANQYPHEFSGGMRQRALIAIGLSCRPRLLIADEPTSALDVTVQRQILDHLDRMTEELGTAVLLITHDLGLAAERAHKVVVMYKGQVVESGPALEILTNPRHPYTRKLVESAPSLASRRIEAARSLGVDNAEVLAANSEGAGTEAARADNVIEVKHLTKVFNLRGALGKSTDFTAVDDVSFSIPRGTTTAVVGESGSGKSTVARMVLGLEKATAGDILFDGVDITTLNRKKMFDFRRRVQPIFQDPYGSLDPMYNIYRTIEEPLRVHNIGDAKSREAKVRSLLDQVSLPASMMRRYPNELSGGQRQRVAIARALALDPEVVICDEAVSALDVLVQAQILNLLADLQSDLGLSYLFITHDLAVVRQIADRVCVMQKGRIVETGTTDDVFGNPRQDYTKALLAAIPGAGLMLPPQVA; encoded by the coding sequence ATGTCCACGAACACCATGTCCGCGAACCCGGCCCGGGACGGGCAGCCGAAGCCGCTGCTCGAACTGCGGGACCTGGCCATCACGTTCAAGACCAACAACGGCGACGTGCCCGCGGTGCGCAACGCGCACCTGACGATCATGCCCGGGGAAACCGTGGCGATCGTGGGGGAGTCCGGCTCCGGCAAATCGACGACGGCGCTGGCCGCCATCGGCCTCCTGCCCGCCAACGGGTCAGTCAGCGGCGGAAGCATCATCTTCGACGGTGAAGACATCACCCACGCGAGCGAGAAGCGCATCATCGAGCTGCGCGGATCCTCGATCGGCATGGTTCCCCAGGACCCCATGTCCAACCTGAATCCGGTCTGGAAGATCGGTTTCCAGGTCAAGGAGACGCTGCGGGCCAACGGCCTGCCGCACGACGCGAAGGATGTCGCCCAGGTCCTCACCGAGGCCGGCCTGCCGGATGCCGCGGCGCGGGCCAACCAGTATCCGCACGAGTTCTCCGGCGGCATGCGCCAGCGCGCGCTGATCGCCATTGGGCTGTCCTGCCGGCCCCGGCTGCTCATCGCCGACGAGCCGACGTCGGCCCTGGACGTCACCGTGCAGCGCCAGATCCTGGATCACCTGGACCGCATGACCGAAGAGCTCGGCACCGCCGTCCTGCTTATCACCCACGACCTGGGCCTGGCCGCGGAGCGCGCGCACAAGGTAGTGGTGATGTACAAGGGACAGGTGGTGGAGTCCGGGCCCGCCCTGGAAATCCTCACCAACCCGCGGCACCCGTATACGCGCAAGCTCGTGGAGTCGGCGCCCTCGCTCGCCTCCCGGCGGATTGAGGCGGCCAGGTCCCTGGGTGTTGACAACGCCGAGGTCCTCGCCGCCAACTCCGAAGGCGCCGGCACCGAAGCGGCCCGGGCCGACAACGTCATCGAGGTGAAGCACCTGACCAAGGTGTTCAACCTCCGCGGCGCGCTGGGGAAGTCCACGGACTTCACCGCCGTCGATGACGTGTCCTTCTCGATTCCGCGCGGGACCACCACCGCCGTGGTGGGGGAATCGGGCTCCGGCAAATCGACGGTGGCCCGCATGGTCCTGGGACTGGAAAAGGCGACGGCGGGGGACATCCTGTTTGACGGGGTGGACATCACCACCCTGAACCGGAAGAAGATGTTCGATTTCCGGCGCCGCGTGCAGCCGATCTTCCAGGATCCCTACGGTTCCCTGGATCCGATGTACAACATTTACCGGACCATCGAAGAGCCCCTGCGGGTGCACAACATCGGCGATGCCAAGAGCCGGGAGGCGAAGGTCCGCTCACTGCTGGACCAGGTCTCCCTGCCGGCGTCGATGATGCGGCGGTACCCGAACGAGCTCTCCGGCGGACAGCGCCAGCGCGTCGCCATCGCGCGCGCACTGGCGCTTGATCCGGAGGTCGTGATCTGCGACGAAGCCGTCTCCGCCCTGGACGTCCTCGTCCAGGCGCAGATCCTGAATCTGCTGGCGGACCTGCAGTCCGACCTGGGGTTGAGCTACCTGTTCATCACCCACGACCTTGCCGTCGTCCGGCAGATCGCGGACCGGGTCTGCGTGATGCAGAAGGGCCGGATCGTGGAGACCGGAACCACCGACGACGTGTTCGGCAACCCCCGGCAGGACTACACCAAGGCCCTGCTGGCGGCCATCCCCGGCGCCGGCCTGATGCTGCCGCCGCAAGTCGCCTAG
- a CDS encoding ABC transporter permease, with protein sequence MPENDQALTPAVRGKVSPYPIEHFVAELEDTPVQPVDSSTADGAPRSLWSEAWRSLRKQPLFILSALLLLMVLVVALFPGLFTNEQPNDNCLLANSDGGSSPGHPLGFTQQGCDVLARVVFGTRSSLMVGLFATLGVVLIGGIIGALAGFFGGWVDAILARLGDIFFALPMILGAIVVVQLPFFRENRNVWTIVAILVAFGWPQVARITRGAVLEVRNADFVTAARSLGVSRMSALVKHVIPNAVAPVIVIATISLGTFIVAESTLSFLGIGLPPDVMSWGNDIFSAKSSLRSNPMAMFWPGLALSLTVLSFIMLGDALRDALDPKSRKR encoded by the coding sequence ATGCCTGAGAATGACCAAGCACTGACCCCCGCCGTTCGCGGCAAGGTTTCCCCCTACCCCATCGAGCACTTCGTGGCGGAGCTGGAAGACACTCCGGTACAGCCCGTGGACAGCTCCACCGCCGACGGCGCACCGCGCAGCCTGTGGAGTGAAGCCTGGCGCAGCCTGCGCAAGCAGCCGCTGTTCATCCTCAGCGCCCTGCTGCTCCTGATGGTGCTCGTGGTGGCGCTGTTCCCCGGTTTGTTCACCAACGAACAGCCCAACGACAACTGCCTGCTCGCCAACTCCGACGGCGGTTCCAGCCCGGGACATCCCCTCGGCTTTACCCAGCAGGGCTGCGATGTCCTTGCCCGCGTGGTGTTCGGTACCCGCTCCTCGCTGATGGTGGGGCTGTTCGCAACCCTCGGCGTCGTCCTCATCGGCGGCATCATTGGTGCCCTCGCCGGCTTCTTCGGCGGCTGGGTGGATGCCATCCTGGCCCGTCTGGGCGACATCTTCTTCGCGCTGCCGATGATCCTTGGCGCAATCGTCGTCGTCCAGCTGCCGTTCTTCCGCGAAAACCGCAACGTCTGGACCATCGTCGCGATCCTCGTGGCCTTCGGCTGGCCGCAGGTGGCACGCATTACCCGCGGCGCCGTCCTGGAAGTCCGCAACGCCGACTTCGTCACGGCCGCCCGGTCACTGGGCGTCTCCCGCATGTCGGCGCTGGTCAAGCACGTCATCCCCAATGCCGTGGCACCGGTGATCGTCATCGCGACCATTTCGCTGGGCACCTTCATCGTGGCCGAATCGACGCTGTCCTTCCTGGGCATCGGCCTGCCGCCGGACGTCATGTCCTGGGGCAACGACATTTTCTCCGCGAAGTCCTCCCTGCGCAGCAATCCGATGGCCATGTTCTGGCCCGGCCTGGCCCTGTCCCTGACCGTGCTGTCCTTCATCATGCTCGGCGATGCCCTGCGGGATGCGCTCGACCCCAAGTCGCGCAAGCGATGA
- a CDS encoding ABC transporter permease, translating to MAGYVLRRFLQLIPVFLGATLLLYFLVFSLPGDATAAICGEKGCTPAVEASLRAQYNLDQPFWMQYLLYLKGILSFDLGTNFAGREIATIIAEVFPTTAKLAVMALAFEAVFGIAFGLFAGLRKGKFFDSTVLVVSLVVISVPIFVLGFLMQFVFGVSLAWTKPTVSGDAGFGELLLPAIVLGLVSFAYVLRLTRTSVIENANADYVRTATAKGLSRPRVVTVHILRNSMIPVATFLGADLGALMGGAIVTEGIFNVNGVGNTLYRAVLNGEAPVVVSIVTVLILIFCLANLLVDLLYAWLDPRIRYA from the coding sequence ATGGCCGGATATGTGCTCAGGCGTTTTCTGCAGTTAATCCCCGTTTTCCTTGGTGCCACACTGCTTCTGTATTTCCTGGTGTTCAGCCTTCCCGGTGATGCGACCGCCGCCATTTGCGGCGAAAAGGGCTGCACCCCCGCGGTCGAAGCCTCCCTGCGGGCCCAGTACAACCTGGACCAGCCGTTCTGGATGCAGTACCTCCTGTATCTGAAGGGGATCCTGTCCTTCGACCTCGGCACCAACTTCGCCGGCCGGGAAATCGCCACCATCATCGCCGAAGTGTTCCCCACCACCGCAAAGCTCGCCGTCATGGCGCTGGCCTTTGAAGCCGTTTTCGGCATTGCCTTCGGCCTGTTCGCCGGGCTCCGCAAGGGCAAGTTCTTCGACTCCACTGTCCTCGTGGTGTCGCTGGTGGTCATCTCGGTCCCGATCTTCGTGCTCGGCTTCCTCATGCAGTTCGTGTTCGGCGTCAGCCTCGCCTGGACCAAGCCAACGGTCAGCGGCGACGCCGGATTCGGTGAACTGCTGCTGCCGGCCATTGTCCTGGGCCTGGTGTCCTTCGCTTACGTGCTGCGCCTGACCCGCACCAGCGTCATCGAAAACGCCAACGCCGACTACGTCCGCACCGCCACGGCCAAGGGCCTGAGCCGGCCGCGCGTGGTCACCGTCCACATCCTTCGCAACTCGATGATTCCGGTCGCCACCTTCCTGGGCGCCGATCTGGGCGCCCTGATGGGCGGCGCAATCGTGACCGAAGGAATCTTCAACGTCAACGGCGTCGGCAACACCCTGTACCGCGCCGTGCTCAATGGTGAGGCTCCGGTGGTCGTCTCAATCGTCACCGTGCTCATCCTGATTTTTTGCCTCGCCAACCTGTTGGTAGACCTGCTGTACGCGTGGCTGGACCCGAGGATTCGATATGCCTGA
- a CDS encoding ABC transporter substrate-binding protein → MRSPRTPKLLSVAAVALMALTACGSGDSSSEAAAEGDTSRVIIADGSEPAKGLIPTNTTEVGGGSVLDLLFAGLISYDADGKPVNEMAESIETEDAQNYTIKLKAGKTFSNGDPVTAASFVDAWNFGAAAKNAQQSGTFFESIEGYAEASAEGSTVETMTGLKVVDDTTFTVALSQPESDWPLRLGYSAFYPMIPAALADPVAYGENPVGNGPYKFNGEGAWEHNQQIELVPNESYDGPQKAQNAGVTFKIYQSDTTAYQDLISDNLDVLKTIPTSDVKNFKGDLGEERSIEAPYAGNQTIAIPYYLENWSGEAGKLRRQALSMVIDREEITRVIFSNGRTPAEDFTAPVLDGYDADLAGSENLEFNPEKAKELWEEAEELSPYDASEPLTIAYNADKGDHKTWVEAVVNGIKNNLGIEVTGKPYSTFKEARTEADDGVLTGAIRSGWQADYPSLYNFLGPIYREGAGSNDARYDNPEFEALLNTGLAATSVEEGNKIMNQAQEMLLEDLPAIPLWYQVAQGGWSNNVTNVEFGWNGVPLYHAITGK, encoded by the coding sequence ATGCGCTCCCCACGCACTCCCAAACTACTCAGCGTTGCAGCCGTTGCCCTCATGGCACTCACCGCCTGTGGCAGCGGCGACAGCTCGAGTGAAGCCGCAGCGGAAGGCGACACCAGCCGTGTCATCATTGCCGACGGCTCAGAGCCCGCCAAGGGCCTGATTCCCACGAACACCACCGAGGTGGGTGGCGGATCGGTCCTCGACCTGCTCTTCGCCGGACTGATCAGCTATGACGCCGACGGCAAGCCGGTGAACGAAATGGCCGAGTCCATTGAGACCGAGGACGCCCAGAACTACACCATCAAGCTGAAGGCCGGCAAGACCTTCAGCAACGGCGACCCCGTCACCGCTGCATCCTTCGTCGACGCTTGGAATTTCGGTGCTGCAGCCAAGAACGCCCAGCAGTCGGGCACCTTCTTTGAGAGCATCGAAGGCTACGCCGAGGCCAGCGCCGAGGGTTCCACCGTGGAAACCATGACCGGGCTGAAGGTCGTTGACGACACCACCTTCACCGTTGCCCTGAGCCAGCCCGAATCCGACTGGCCGCTGCGCCTGGGCTACAGCGCGTTCTACCCGATGATCCCGGCGGCTCTGGCCGATCCGGTTGCCTACGGGGAAAACCCGGTTGGCAACGGCCCGTACAAGTTCAACGGCGAGGGCGCCTGGGAGCACAACCAGCAGATCGAACTGGTCCCCAACGAGTCCTACGACGGCCCGCAGAAGGCCCAGAACGCCGGCGTGACGTTCAAGATCTACCAGAGCGACACCACCGCGTACCAGGACCTGATCTCGGACAACCTGGATGTCTTGAAGACCATCCCGACGTCTGACGTCAAGAACTTCAAGGGCGACCTCGGCGAGGAGCGCTCCATCGAAGCGCCGTACGCCGGCAACCAGACCATCGCCATCCCGTACTACCTGGAGAACTGGAGCGGCGAAGCCGGCAAGCTGCGCCGCCAGGCGCTGTCCATGGTCATTGACCGGGAAGAGATCACCCGGGTGATCTTCAGCAACGGCAGAACCCCGGCCGAGGACTTCACCGCCCCCGTGCTCGACGGCTACGACGCCGACCTGGCCGGCAGCGAAAACCTGGAGTTCAACCCGGAAAAGGCCAAGGAACTGTGGGAAGAGGCAGAAGAGCTCTCACCCTACGACGCCTCCGAGCCGCTGACCATTGCGTACAACGCCGACAAGGGCGATCACAAGACCTGGGTTGAGGCTGTCGTCAACGGCATCAAGAACAACCTCGGCATCGAGGTCACCGGCAAGCCGTACTCCACCTTCAAGGAAGCCCGCACCGAAGCCGATGACGGCGTCCTCACCGGCGCCATCCGCTCCGGCTGGCAGGCCGACTATCCGTCCCTGTACAACTTCCTCGGCCCGATTTACCGCGAAGGCGCCGGCTCCAACGATGCCCGCTACGACAACCCCGAGTTTGAAGCTCTGCTGAACACGGGTCTGGCCGCCACCTCCGTGGAAGAAGGCAACAAGATCATGAACCAGGCGCAGGAAATGCTCCTGGAAGATCTCCCCGCCATTCCGCTCTGGTACCAGGTTGCCCAGGGCGGCTGGAGCAACAACGTAACCAACGTTGAGTTCGGCTGGAACGGCGTGCCGCTGTACCACGCCATCACCGGCAAGTAA
- a CDS encoding ABC transporter family substrate-binding protein — protein sequence MRLNRLTKLCAAGAATVLALGACTAEQRTAEETPGSAPTPGGVIAVAEAGVVDSFNPQSTAGNTDINRKLAYATHSGFNYVDNNLDIVPLEDFGSYERVSEDPLTVKYTVNEGVAWSDGAPVGADDMVLAWAAASGRFDDELTTVDGAVLSGTRYFDYAGSTEALSLTDVPEIGDDNRSITLTYSQPYADWELAFGSLTDSGGIGVPAHIVAKGAGLGDEKALTELIRETPAGNPLDPAPVDPELRAAADYWNTAFSARTLPEDPALYLSNGPFIVEDINPGESLTLARNEDYRWGPAPSLDEITIRFLADPAEQVAALQDGSVDIIAPQPDSRTLPDLEALGNVDLHQGNQLAYDHLDLNFSGVFGDRSVREAFLKTVPRQEIVEATVQQLQPGARPLDSEVFLTDQAAYEQAAAANGSREFAEADLERARQLLDGDTPAVRILYDRDNAYRAEAFRLIRQAASEAGFEVVDGGLPAGEWAGRLGSGTYDAAIFGWTATGVGVAGVPQVFRTGAASNYSGFSSPEADGLMAELATETDTQRRDELQIEIDRLIWDARYGLPLFQLPGLQASADTIEHVEYMPNATGLWWNFWEWNILR from the coding sequence ATGCGTTTGAACCGCCTGACCAAGCTGTGCGCCGCCGGCGCCGCAACCGTCCTGGCTCTGGGCGCCTGCACGGCCGAGCAGCGGACCGCCGAGGAGACGCCGGGGTCCGCGCCCACTCCCGGCGGTGTCATCGCGGTGGCGGAGGCCGGCGTCGTCGATTCCTTCAATCCGCAGTCCACAGCGGGAAACACCGACATCAACCGCAAGCTGGCGTACGCCACGCACTCGGGCTTCAACTACGTTGACAACAACCTGGACATTGTTCCGTTGGAGGACTTCGGCAGCTACGAGAGGGTCTCCGAGGATCCGCTGACGGTCAAATACACGGTTAACGAAGGCGTTGCCTGGTCCGACGGCGCACCGGTGGGCGCCGATGACATGGTGCTGGCCTGGGCCGCGGCCTCCGGGCGGTTCGACGACGAACTCACCACCGTCGACGGCGCCGTCCTGTCGGGAACGCGCTATTTCGACTACGCCGGTTCCACCGAAGCACTCAGCCTCACTGACGTGCCCGAGATTGGAGACGACAACCGATCCATCACGCTGACATATTCGCAGCCGTATGCGGATTGGGAACTGGCCTTCGGGTCGCTGACGGACAGCGGCGGCATCGGAGTTCCGGCCCACATCGTGGCCAAGGGGGCAGGGCTGGGCGATGAAAAGGCGCTCACGGAACTGATTCGGGAGACCCCCGCCGGAAACCCGCTGGACCCCGCGCCGGTGGACCCGGAGCTCCGCGCCGCCGCCGACTACTGGAATACGGCATTCAGTGCCCGGACCCTCCCCGAGGATCCGGCTTTGTACCTCTCCAATGGACCCTTCATCGTGGAGGACATTAATCCGGGGGAGTCCCTGACCCTGGCGCGGAACGAGGATTACCGCTGGGGCCCGGCGCCCAGCCTGGACGAGATCACCATCCGTTTCCTGGCGGACCCGGCCGAGCAGGTGGCTGCCCTGCAGGACGGTTCGGTGGACATCATTGCCCCGCAGCCGGACAGCAGGACGTTGCCGGACCTGGAGGCCCTGGGAAACGTCGACCTCCACCAGGGCAACCAGCTCGCCTACGACCACTTGGACCTGAACTTCAGCGGCGTGTTCGGCGACCGCTCGGTCCGTGAAGCCTTCCTGAAAACGGTTCCCCGGCAGGAGATCGTTGAAGCCACGGTGCAGCAACTGCAACCCGGGGCCAGGCCCCTGGACTCCGAAGTCTTCCTCACCGACCAGGCCGCGTACGAGCAGGCGGCAGCCGCGAACGGATCCCGGGAGTTCGCGGAGGCGGACCTCGAGCGGGCCAGGCAGCTGCTCGACGGCGATACTCCGGCCGTCCGCATCCTGTACGACCGCGACAACGCCTACCGGGCCGAGGCTTTCCGGCTGATCCGGCAGGCAGCGTCGGAGGCGGGCTTCGAAGTGGTCGACGGCGGCCTGCCCGCCGGTGAGTGGGCGGGCAGGCTCGGCTCCGGCACCTACGACGCCGCGATCTTCGGCTGGACAGCCACAGGCGTGGGTGTGGCCGGGGTGCCCCAGGTCTTCCGCACAGGCGCGGCCTCCAACTACAGCGGGTTCTCCAGCCCCGAGGCGGACGGGCTGATGGCCGAGCTGGCAACGGAGACCGACACTCAGCGCAGGGATGAGCTCCAAATTGAAATCGACAGGCTCATCTGGGACGCCCGCTACGGCCTGCCGCTTTTCCAGCTGCCCGGGCTGCAGGCCTCTGCGGACACCATTGAGCACGTGGAATACATGCCCAACGCCACCGGGCTGTGGTGGAACTTCTGGGAATGGAACATCCTCCGCTGA
- a CDS encoding NAD(P)-binding oxidoreductase: MKITVIGGSGGTGAALASLAHEAGHDVTVMSRSGRAPSGVRAIRGNAAEPAAVSSAVAGADAVVVTVGGAKGVPDQRTAVTGTVISAMQEAGVRRLIVQSSLGAGDSGSQLPGPLGLITRVVLAKPLADHNKQELAVRNSGLDWTVVRPTGLTDKQPSGTWRALETGAEGKLKGSIPRRDLAACLFELLADRSTIGKALGVSS; encoded by the coding sequence ATGAAAATCACCGTTATCGGCGGGTCCGGCGGCACCGGAGCCGCATTGGCTTCGCTGGCACACGAAGCAGGCCATGACGTCACTGTCATGTCACGGAGCGGACGCGCGCCGTCCGGTGTCCGGGCCATCCGCGGTAATGCGGCGGAGCCCGCGGCGGTCTCCTCCGCCGTGGCCGGAGCCGACGCCGTCGTTGTTACGGTGGGCGGAGCCAAGGGGGTCCCCGATCAGCGCACTGCAGTCACCGGAACCGTCATCAGTGCCATGCAGGAAGCAGGCGTCCGCAGGCTGATCGTGCAGTCCTCGCTGGGAGCCGGAGATTCGGGTTCGCAGCTGCCTGGTCCGCTGGGCCTGATCACGCGGGTCGTGCTGGCCAAACCGCTGGCCGATCACAACAAGCAGGAGCTGGCTGTTCGAAATTCCGGCCTGGACTGGACGGTCGTCCGGCCTACCGGCCTCACGGACAAGCAGCCGTCCGGCACCTGGCGTGCCCTCGAGACGGGCGCCGAGGGGAAACTCAAAGGGTCGATCCCCCGCCGCGATCTCGCGGCCTGCCTGTTCGAGCTTCTCGCTGACCGTTCCACCATCGGCAAAGCCCTCGGGGTGAGCAGCTAG
- a CDS encoding DapH/DapD/GlmU-related protein: protein MANIAGLDRLLAALNAGETIPGGSIHHKAMHAASQESLRITAELNGRYNSPAEVRALMSELTGRRIPDSFHLFPPFSADFGKNIRFGENVFVNSGCRFQDQGGIDIGDGSLIGHNAVITTLNHDMLPSRRADMHPARVVIGTGVWFGANVTVLPGVTIGDGAVVGAGAVVTKDVPASAVVLGVPARQVGTVPVG from the coding sequence ATGGCCAACATTGCCGGACTCGACCGCCTTCTGGCGGCACTGAACGCCGGGGAGACGATTCCCGGCGGATCGATACATCACAAGGCTATGCATGCCGCGAGCCAGGAGTCGCTGCGCATAACCGCCGAACTCAACGGGCGCTACAACTCCCCCGCAGAGGTGCGGGCCCTGATGAGTGAACTGACCGGGCGCCGCATCCCCGATTCCTTCCACCTCTTCCCGCCGTTCAGCGCCGACTTTGGCAAGAACATCAGGTTCGGTGAAAATGTGTTCGTCAACAGCGGCTGCCGGTTCCAGGACCAGGGCGGCATCGACATCGGTGATGGCTCCCTCATCGGCCACAACGCGGTCATCACGACGTTGAACCACGACATGCTGCCCAGCCGCCGGGCCGACATGCACCCGGCACGCGTAGTGATCGGCACCGGGGTGTGGTTCGGAGCCAACGTGACGGTGTTGCCGGGCGTGACGATCGGCGACGGCGCCGTCGTCGGCGCGGGCGCGGTCGTCACCAAGGATGTCCCTGCGAGCGCAGTGGTCCTGGGGGTGCCGGCGAGGCAGGTGGGCACGGTGCCCGTCGGATAG
- the ychF gene encoding redox-regulated ATPase YchF encodes MALTIGIVGLPNVGKSTLFNALTRNNVLAANYPFATIEPNVGVVSLPDPRLAKLAEIHGSARILPATVSFVDIAGIVKGASEGEGLGNQFLANIREAEAIAQVIRVFDDPDVIHVDGKVDPRSDMETINTELILADLQTLEKAIPRVEKEVKIKKRDAAQLAAMQAAQSVLERGDTIFASVASDKLDMEHLRELSLLTAKPFIYVFNVDDAVLANPERQAELRELVAPADAIFLDAKLEADLVELDEDEAREMLEMSGQEESGLDKLARVGFHTLGLQTYLTAGPKETRAWTIRKGDTAPQAAGVIHSDFQRGFIKAEVVSFDDLVEAGSMAEAKSRGKVRIEGKDYVMVDGDVVEFRFNV; translated from the coding sequence GTGGCTCTTACTATTGGCATCGTCGGCCTGCCCAACGTCGGCAAATCAACCCTGTTCAATGCGCTGACCCGCAATAACGTTCTGGCGGCGAACTATCCGTTCGCCACCATCGAACCGAACGTCGGCGTCGTCTCGCTGCCGGATCCGCGGCTGGCCAAGCTGGCCGAAATCCACGGCTCGGCGCGCATCCTTCCGGCGACGGTGTCCTTCGTGGACATCGCCGGCATCGTCAAGGGCGCGTCCGAAGGCGAAGGCCTCGGCAACCAGTTCCTGGCGAACATCCGCGAAGCCGAGGCGATCGCCCAGGTGATCCGCGTGTTTGATGACCCCGACGTCATCCACGTGGACGGCAAGGTGGATCCGCGCTCCGACATGGAGACCATCAACACCGAACTGATCCTCGCCGACCTGCAGACGCTCGAAAAGGCGATTCCGCGGGTGGAGAAGGAAGTCAAGATCAAGAAGCGCGACGCCGCGCAGCTGGCCGCCATGCAGGCCGCCCAGAGTGTGCTGGAGCGCGGCGACACGATCTTCGCTTCCGTCGCCTCCGACAAACTGGACATGGAGCACCTGCGCGAGCTGAGCCTGCTCACCGCCAAGCCCTTCATCTACGTGTTCAACGTCGACGACGCCGTGTTGGCCAATCCGGAACGCCAGGCCGAACTGCGCGAACTCGTGGCTCCGGCGGACGCCATCTTCCTGGATGCCAAGCTCGAGGCCGACCTCGTGGAACTGGACGAGGACGAAGCCCGCGAGATGCTCGAAATGAGCGGCCAGGAGGAGTCCGGCCTGGACAAGCTGGCCCGCGTCGGCTTCCACACGCTGGGCCTGCAGACCTACCTGACCGCAGGTCCCAAGGAAACCCGCGCCTGGACCATCCGCAAAGGCGACACCGCGCCGCAGGCCGCCGGCGTCATCCACTCCGACTTCCAGCGCGGCTTCATCAAGGCCGAGGTGGTTTCCTTCGACGACCTCGTCGAGGCCGGCTCCATGGCCGAGGCCAAGTCCCGCGGCAAGGTCCGCATCGAAGGCAAGGACTACGTCATGGTCGACGGCGACGTGGTGGAGTTTAGGTTCAACGTCTAG
- a CDS encoding 4-hydroxy-3-methylbut-2-enyl diphosphate reductase: MTSTAVSVPMPTVPRRRRSPQEVAAAAPVNGPRRVLLAAPRGYCAGVDRAVIAVEKALEAYGPPVYVRKQIVHNLHVVQTLEEKGAIFVDETDEVPEGSLLIFSAHGVSPAVVQSAADRQLRTIDATCPLVTKVHKEAVRFARDDFDILLIGHAGHEEVEGTYGEAPEHTQIVNGPEDVDKVTVRDPDKVIWLSQTTLSVDEAMHTVELLRKRFPTLQDPPSDDICYATSNRQTAIKKIAPEADLVLVVGSANSSNSVRLVEVALEYGAKASYRIDFANEVDESWFEGVGTVGVTSGASVPETLVQEVLNLLAQYGYGDVEEVVTAQEDIMFSLPKEIRATLKAMGDTSRGLGGRRAGA; this comes from the coding sequence ATGACCAGCACTGCCGTATCCGTGCCTATGCCCACCGTGCCCCGCCGGCGCCGCAGCCCCCAGGAGGTGGCTGCCGCCGCCCCTGTAAACGGCCCCCGCCGTGTCCTGCTTGCCGCACCGCGCGGCTACTGCGCCGGTGTTGACCGTGCCGTGATCGCCGTGGAGAAGGCTCTGGAGGCCTACGGGCCGCCCGTCTACGTCCGCAAGCAGATTGTGCACAACCTCCACGTCGTCCAGACACTCGAGGAAAAAGGAGCCATCTTCGTCGACGAAACCGACGAGGTCCCCGAGGGATCGCTGCTGATCTTTTCCGCCCACGGTGTGTCACCCGCCGTCGTGCAGTCCGCCGCGGACCGCCAGCTGCGCACCATCGACGCCACCTGCCCGCTGGTGACCAAGGTCCACAAGGAAGCCGTCCGGTTCGCCCGCGACGACTTCGACATCCTGCTGATCGGGCACGCCGGACACGAGGAAGTCGAAGGCACCTACGGCGAGGCGCCGGAGCACACGCAGATCGTCAACGGCCCCGAAGACGTCGACAAGGTGACGGTCCGCGATCCGGACAAGGTGATCTGGCTGTCCCAGACCACGCTGAGCGTCGATGAAGCGATGCACACGGTGGAACTGCTGCGCAAGCGGTTCCCCACTCTGCAGGATCCGCCCAGCGATGACATTTGCTACGCCACCTCCAACCGCCAGACCGCGATCAAGAAGATCGCGCCCGAGGCCGATCTGGTCCTGGTGGTGGGTTCGGCGAACTCCTCCAACTCGGTGCGCCTGGTCGAAGTTGCCCTGGAATACGGAGCCAAGGCCTCCTACCGGATCGATTTCGCCAACGAGGTGGACGAGAGCTGGTTCGAGGGCGTCGGCACCGTCGGAGTGACTTCCGGCGCCTCGGTGCCGGAAACCCTGGTCCAGGAAGTGCTGAACCTGCTGGCCCAGTACGGCTACGGCGACGTCGAGGAAGTGGTCACGGCGCAGGAAGACATCATGTTCTCGCTGCCCAAGGAGATCCGCGCCACCCTCAAGGCCATGGGCGACACCTCCCGCGGTTTGGGAGGCCGGCGCGCCGGAGCGTAG